The following proteins are encoded in a genomic region of Coffea eugenioides isolate CCC68of chromosome 6, Ceug_1.0, whole genome shotgun sequence:
- the LOC113773435 gene encoding zinc finger BED domain-containing protein RICESLEEPER 2-like has translation MGIAIVKHNHPYRLVEQEGIRDLCVYLNSDALPISKNTIKTDIEKMYKREKKRLKTELNSILSRICLTADLWTSIATDGYLALTTHFVNEDWILQKRVLNFHHMPPPHGGPILAEKVIDLLRDWTVEKKVFTITLDNASYNDECIVQVSLPRNKRVHQDVPTRWNSTFVMLDSALEYKLAFHQLHVVDRNFSRFYPPEEEWPKVQKFTTLLRPFYDLTTLFSGTNYPTANLYFHGVWKIQKVITEEVNNLDIEVSEMAKQMKLKFEKYWACYSLVLSFAIILDPRFKMDYVVYAFKKLYPFDYEERAKEVRDKFHLLFEKYENTFDGDLLDGSIAGCSGGDLGNDNDDFAEFESQQHANKRNKSQVDSYLDDTRLLSTQELDVFNFWPCNLSLLYQLFLFIENLSLFVC, from the exons ATGGGAATTGCTATTGTGAAGCATAACCATCCTTATAGACTGGTGGAGCAAGAAGGAATTCGAGACTTGTGTGTATACTTAAATTCAGATGCTTTACCCATTTCGAAAAACACGATAAAGACCGATATTGAAAAGATgtacaaaagagaaaaaaaaagactaaagACAGAATTAAATTCAATTTTAAGTCGAATTTGCCTTACTGCAGACTTGTGGACATCTATTGCAACAGATGGGTATTTGGCATTGACGACTCATTTCGTGAATGAAGATTGGATTTTACAAAAGAGGGTTCTAAATTTTCACCACATGCCACCACCACATGGTGGTCCAATATTAGCTGAAAAAGTTATAGATTTATTGAGAGATTGGACTGttgaaaaaaaagtttttaCTATCACATTGGATAACGCATCTTACAATGATG AGTGTATTGTTCAAGTTTCTTTGCCACGCAATAAGAGGGTGCATCAAGATGTCCCAACCAGATGGAACTCTACATTTGTGATGCTGGATAGTGCACTTGAATATAAGCTTGCCTTTCATCAGTTGCATGTGGTTGATCGCAACTTCAGCAGATTTTACCCACCTGAAGAAGAATGGCCTAAGGTGCAGAAATTTACAACACTGTTGAGGCCTTTTTATGACCTGACCACCCTTTTTTCAGGGACTAACTATCCAACTGCAAATTTGTATTTTCATGGTGTCTGGAAAATTCAAAAAGTTATCACGGAAGAGGTCAATAATTTAGACATTGAAGTGAGTGAAATGGCCAAGCAAATGAAACTGAAATTTGAGAAGTATTGGGCATGTTATAGCTTGGTTTTGAGTTTTGCTATCATTTTAGATCCGCGCTTTAAAATGGATTATGTGGTGTATGCTTTTAAGAAGCTATATCCTTTTGATTATGAAGAACGTGCTAAAGAAGTTCgggataaatttcatttactatttgaGAAGTACGAGAATACTTTTGATGGTGATTTGCTAGATGGATCAATAGCAGGCTGCTCTGGTGGTGATTTGGGCAATGACAATGATGATTTTGCTGAATTTGAGAGTCAACAACATGCAAACAAGAGGAATAAGTCACAAGTAGACTCTTATTTGGATGATACTCGACTCCTTTCAACTCAAGAATTGgatgttttcaatttttggccATGTAACCTTTCACTGCTCTATCAGTTATTcctatttattgaaaatttgtcTTTGTTTGTATGCTAA
- the LOC113773434 gene encoding uncharacterized protein LOC113773434 produces MRSITTCYSEHSIQVSNSYCSGPSGQPYLSPGLIPSVQNSVTCLYKVKLSAEKHFFIKITWCDSVGQGFSIGIGEDTRSLSKFSRNSRQFKKVKGTKAFECCDSRIEVLWDLSQATFDIGPEPVNGYYVTVWVDSELSLILGDMEEELDVRKSTSGVQLPKFSLLSRSEHFSGNALYSTKAQFCDAGTCHDIVIKCVGEDTGSKDSELSVTIDKKNVIHVKRLQWNFRGNQTIFVDGLLVDMMWDVHDWFFNPSPGYAVFMFRTRNGLDSRLWLEEKMLEQKEQERGGFSLLICARKTSD; encoded by the coding sequence ATGAGAAGTATTACTACCTGTTACAGTGAGCATTCAATCCAGGTCTCGAATTCGTATTGTTCAGGGCCTTCCGGTCAGCCTTACCTCTCCCCTGGCTTAATTCCTTCGGTTCAAAATTCGGTTACTTGTCTGTACAAAGTCAAACTCTCGGCTGAAAAGCACTTCTTCATTAAAATCACATGGTGCGACTCAGTAGGCCAAGGCTTCTCAATTGGTATTGGGGAGGATACCCGTTCTCTTTCCAAATTCAGCAGAAATTCCAGGCAATTCAAGAAGGTCAAAGGCACAAAAGCCTTCGAATGCTGCGATTCAAGAATCGAAGTGCTCTGGGATCTGTCTCAGGCTACGTTTGACATTGGCCCTGAGCCGGTCAATGGATATTATGTTACGGTTTGGGTCGATTCTGAGTTAAGTCTAATTCTTGGAGACATGGAAGAAGAATTAGACGTGAGAAAAAGCACGTCCGGTGTACAATTGCCAAAATTTTCATTGCTTTCCCGGAGTGAACATTTCTCAGGGAATGCCCTGTATTCAACCAAGGCTCAGTTTTGCGACGCGGGAACATGTCATGACATAGTGATCAAGTGCGTTGGTGAAGACACGGGATCAAAGGATTCGGAATTATCTGTTACTATTGATAAGAAGAATGTCATTCACGTGAAGAGGTTGCAGTGGAATTTTAGGGGAAATCAGACAATTTTTGTGGATGGACTATTGGTGGATATGATGTGGGATGTTCACGACTGGTTTTTCAATCCGTCACCTGGATATGCTGTTTTCATGTTTAGGACGAGAAACGGGCTGGATAGCAGATTGTGGTTAGAGGAGAAAATGTTGGAGCAGAAGGAACAAGAGAGAGGTGGCTTCTCCTTGTTGATTTGTGCCCGTAAGACCTCTGACTAA
- the LOC113776150 gene encoding putative phytosulfokines 6, with protein sequence MRRGYYTYITSLLFFLLISRSISARLLPTNQASSSLSTTKADEDMASLMGLEECNGKDEACVQRRMIAEAHLDYIYTQHHKPKGSP encoded by the exons ATGAGAAGAGGATACTATACATACATCACCTCCCTCCTCTTCTTTTTACTAATCTCCCGATCAATTTCCGCTCGTCTTCTACCAACCAATCAAG CTTCATCCTCACTCTCGACGACGAAAGCGGACGAGGACATGGCCAGT CTGATGGGTCTGGAGGAATGCAATGGAAAGGATGAAGCTTGTGTACAGAGAAGGATGATTGCTGAGGCTCACTTGGATTACATCTACACCCAACACCATAAACCCAAGGGTTCACCATAA
- the LOC113775882 gene encoding PAN domain-containing protein At5g03700: MNMTQRLRLRLLTLLYVISCTILSTWSVVRASTSQDQLTSGFKATPNPAVSTFQPILTDSTGNYSLGFLRLNKTQLTLAVVHVLSSETIWHANITRLPRWSDPTQLTFNGSLVVSDPGSGVFWSTYTDGDRVWLSNTSNLQVETSDGSALWQSFDFPTDTLVENQNFTSNMSLVSSNGIYSMRLGQDFMGLYAKFKSGSDPGQIYLKHRAMQAKAEIVQGQPIYAVVESDGFLGMYQNGTTPVDVQSFSSYQQPVSGVRRVRMETDGNLKGYFWTGSSWILDYQAVSDPCELPCSCGPYGLCQPGKGCGCLNNNETEPQTGRCVSPGNHNMVDFCSAYDNKYKALRSSGVDLPYKELMGYQIMENFQECENACERNCTCWGAVYRNTSGFCYILDYPIQTLVRVADESKMGYFKVSEGVGKGKMDVGLGVGVGVLCGAILVIGGGLVGYGWYRLRRSKQRGVSGYVKEEGIIGGGVGPYKDLGAASFRSVELSAR; encoded by the coding sequence ATGAACATGACTCAGCGGCTGCGGCTGCGGCTGCTCACCCTCCTGTATGTGATTTCATGTACCATCCTCAGTACTTGGTCAGTGGTTCGAGCCTCCACCAGCCAAGATCAATTGACCAGTGGTTTTAAAGCCACTCCAAATCCAGCTGTCTCAACTTTCCAGCCCATCCTCACCGATTCCACGGGTAACTACTCGCTGGGCTTCCTCCGTCTCAACAAAACTCAGCTCACCCTCGCCGTCGTCCACGTTCTGTCCTCCGAAACCATATGGCACGCCAACATAACTCGATTGCCAAGATGGTCCGATCCTACTCAGCTCACCTTCAACGGCAGCCTTGTAGTGTCGGATCCTGGGTCCGGGGTGTTTTGGTCCACCTATACGGATGGAGACCGTGTTTGGCTGTCCAACACTTCAAATCTCCAAGTTGAGACGTCCGACGGCTCCGCCTTATGGCAGAGTTTTGATTTTCCGACGGATACCCTCGTCGAGAATCAGAATTTCACCAGTAACATGTCCCTTGTTTCTTCCAACGGGATATACTCCATGCGGCTGGGACAAGATTTCATGGGGCTGTACGCGAAGTTCAAGTCCGGGTCGGATCCGGGGCAGATATACTTGAAACACAGGGCGATGCAAGCAAAAGCGGAAATAGTCCAAGGTCAACCCATTTATGCAGTGGTCGAGTCTGACGGGTTCCTGGGCATGTACCAGAACGGGACAACCCCGGTCGACGTTCAATCATTCAGCAGTTATCAGCAACCCGTGTCCGGAGTGAGGCGGGTGCGGATGGAGACAGACGGGAATCTAAAGGGATATTTCTGGACGGGGTCGAGTTGGATCCTGGACTACCAGGCGGTATCCGACCCGTGTGAATTGCCCTGCTCATGCGGGCCATACGGGCTGTGCCAACCGGGAAAGGGATGCGGCTGTCTAAACAACAACGAGACGGAGCCCCAAACCGGGCGGTGCGTGTCACCGGGGAATCACAATATGGTTGACTTTTGCAGCGCCTACGATAACAAGTACAAAGCGCTGAGAAGCAGCGGGGTGGACCTGCCCTACAAGGAACTGATGGGGTACCAAATCATGGAGAATTTCCAGGAATGCGAGAATGCATGCGAACGAAATTGCACGTGTTGGGGTGCGGTGTACAGGAACACCTCTGGGTTCTGTTACATCTTAGATTATCCCATACAGACGCTAGTGCGGGTGGCGGATGAATCCAAAATGGGCTACTTTAAGGTGAGCGAGGGTGTAGGGAAAGGGAAGATGGACGTGGGACTAGGAGTTGGGGTGGGGGTGTTGTGTGGGGCCATTTTGGTAATTGGTGGGGGTTTAGTGGGGTATGGGTGGTATAGGCTGAGGAGGAGTAAACAGAGGGGGGTGAGCGGATACGTAAAAGAGGAGGGCATAATAGGTGGTGGGGTCGGACCATACAAGGATTTGGGAGCTGCCAGTTTTAGGTCAGTTGAACTATCTGCGAGATGA
- the LOC113776203 gene encoding fructose-bisphosphate aldolase 6, cytosolic, which translates to MSCYKGKYTDELIATANYIGTPGKGILAADESTGTIGKRLSSINVENVESNRRALRELLFTTPGALECLSGVILFEETLYQKSAAGKLFVDVLKEGGVIPGIKVDKGTVELPGTNGETTTQGLDGLAQRCQQYYAAGARFAKWRAVLKIGPNEPSQLAINENANGLARYAIICQQNGLVPIVEPEILVDGCHDIEKCADVTERVLAAVYKALNDHHVLLEGTLLKPNMVTPGSEAPKVAPEVIAEYTVRALQRTMPAAVPAVVFLSGGQSEEEATRNLNAMNRLKTKKPWSLTFSFGRALQQSTLKAWAGKEENIPKAQAAFLSRCKGNSDATLGKYEGGASLGEGASESLHVKDYKY; encoded by the exons ATGTCTTGCTACAAGGGCAAATACACCG ATGAGCTTATTGCTACTGCCAACTACATTGGCACCCCTGGGAAGGGTATCCTTGCCGCTGATGAGTCAACTGGCACAATTGGCAAACGTCTATCCAGTATCAACGTGGAAAATGTAGAGTCTAACAGGAGGGCTCTTCGTGAGCTTCTGTTCACAACTCCTGGTGCCCTTGAATGTCTCAGTGGAGTTATTCTCTTTGAGGAAACACTCTACCAGAAGAGTGCTGCTG GCAAGCTTTTTGTGGATGTGTTGAAGGAGGGTGGAGTCATCCCTGGAATTAAGGTTGACAAGGGTACTGTTGAGCTCCCTGGCACTAATGGTGAGACCACCACTCAGGGTCTTGATGGTCTTGCTCAGCGTTGCCAGCAATACTATGCAGCTGGTGCTAGATTTGCCAAATGGCGCGCTGTGCTCAAGATTGGCCCCAATGAACCATCTCAGCTCGCCATCAATGAAAATGCCAATGGCTTGGCCCGTTATGCTATCATCTGCCAGCAGAATGGCCTGGTGCCTATTGTTGAGCCAGAGATCCTTGTGGATGGATGTCATGACATTGAAAAGTGCGCTGATGTCACTGAGCGTGTGCTCGCTGCAGTTTACAAGGCATTGAATGATCACCACGTTCTTCTTGAGGGAACCCTTTTGAAGCCCAATATGGTGACTCCTGGATCTGAAGCCCCTAAGGTTGCGCCAGAGGTGATTGCTGAATACACTGTCAGGGCATTGCAGCGCACCATGCCAGCTGCTGTTCCTGCTGTGGTGTTCCTGTCCGGTGGCCAGAGTGAGGAGGAAGCTACTCGGAACCTGAATGCCATGAACAGACTGAAGACGAAGAAGCCATGGTCCCTTACCTTCTCATTTGGACGTGCTTTGCAGCAGAGCACCCTCAAGGCTTGGGCTGGAAAGGAGGAAAATATTCCCAAGGCTCAGGCTGCATTCCTTTCAAGGTGCAAAGGCAACTCTGATGCTACCCTGGGGAAGTACGAGGGTGGTGCCTCATTGGGTGAGGGTGCTTCTGAGAGCCTCCATGTGAAGGACTACAAGTATTAG